From Deltaproteobacteria bacterium, a single genomic window includes:
- a CDS encoding chemotaxis protein CheW, whose product MNNDKAGKEMVADADLQLILFKVSGERYTIDVMKSKEIIKPLKITPLPDVPPFIKGVINLRGALIPVVSMSERFGASVEKAETAGTETRIIIVALKKMAIGILVDSVDEIIRVPLKDIQPPPRIAEGIDSKYMKGICRMEDDALVLLDLDKILSSAKKVMIEGLKGSISKKKKKAD is encoded by the coding sequence ATGAATAATGACAAAGCAGGTAAAGAAATGGTTGCAGATGCCGATCTCCAGCTTATTCTTTTTAAAGTAAGCGGTGAGAGATACACCATTGATGTTATGAAATCAAAGGAAATCATCAAACCGCTCAAAATAACCCCCTTGCCTGATGTTCCCCCCTTTATTAAGGGGGTTATCAATCTGCGTGGTGCGCTTATTCCTGTTGTATCCATGAGTGAAAGGTTCGGGGCTTCTGTGGAAAAAGCTGAAACTGCCGGTACGGAGACAAGGATTATCATTGTTGCATTGAAAAAAATGGCTATTGGTATTCTCGTTGATTCCGTTGATGAAATTATCAGGGTGCCCTTGAAGGATATTCAGCCACCGCCTAGAATAGCTGAAGGTATCGATTCGAAATATATGAAGGGCATATGCAGAATGGAAGATGACGCCCTTGTCCTTCTCGATCTCGATAAAATACTGTCATCTGCGAAAAAGGTAATGATTGAAGGCCTGAAAGGGAGTATTTCCAAAAAAAAGAAAAAAGCCGATTAA
- a CDS encoding chemotaxis protein CheW, protein MDLVEIRKKAKKLKESKGKGKVETKAEDAESQEGLAPGLELPEEPEAAAEAEEGKEGVRKNALADLSSGEGEEGGDLSLLTEEAGREDFLSGVLDALYQEECEAEEEEEEDDIEEFLCFRLSDEEYAVDIHNVGEIIKIMDITEVPKTPDFMLGIISLRGVIIPLLDLRMRLSLEVTEYTPETRIIIASSGDTRMGMVVDAVTEVVRLKKGIMEAPPTMLTSIDADLLKGVGRYDERLLIIPNLTKIFDIKMQLSLS, encoded by the coding sequence GTGGACCTCGTAGAAATCAGGAAAAAAGCGAAGAAGCTGAAGGAATCGAAGGGCAAGGGCAAGGTTGAAACTAAAGCGGAGGATGCAGAAAGTCAGGAAGGACTTGCCCCGGGCCTTGAATTGCCTGAAGAACCTGAAGCTGCGGCCGAAGCGGAGGAGGGTAAAGAAGGCGTCCGGAAAAATGCCCTGGCCGACCTTTCTTCCGGGGAAGGTGAAGAAGGGGGTGATCTTTCTCTTCTCACTGAAGAGGCGGGAAGGGAAGACTTTCTTTCCGGTGTACTCGATGCGCTTTACCAGGAAGAGTGTGAGGCGGAAGAAGAAGAGGAAGAGGATGATATTGAGGAGTTTCTCTGTTTCAGGTTATCTGATGAAGAGTATGCTGTTGATATCCACAATGTGGGGGAAATTATAAAGATAATGGATATTACAGAGGTCCCCAAGACGCCTGACTTTATGCTGGGCATTATATCCTTGAGGGGAGTTATTATTCCGCTTCTCGATTTGAGAATGAGGCTTTCTCTTGAAGTGACGGAATATACACCGGAAACGAGAATCATTATTGCTTCAAGCGGTGATACCAGGATGGGAATGGTTGTCGATGCCGTAACGGAAGTTGTGAGATTAAAAAAAGGTATTATGGAAGCGCCTCCTACCATGCTCACCTCTATTGATGCCGATCTCTTAAAAGGTGTGGGAAGGTATGATGAGAGATTGCTTATTATTCCGAACCTTACAAAAATTTTTGATATTAAAATGCAACTGTCATTGAGTTAA
- a CDS encoding methyl-accepting chemotaxis protein yields MIESGIIYLLPGLLLVPAASYLTYFYTKKHVSRSVESITASVKEIGSGNLTVHIRQGDDDDEIFNELALAINEMTGRLINTISKLTYSAGNIDKMAGDIYKETAEVKDIARDQKEVSHDMASSVNDVKNSIQEIYESIESLKMASSESIGEIALLNEDARMMVRNISELKPIVEKSSLRVGNMTGYVINEAKTIKGLKDHCENVLKSVEGVATAINEMNINNEGAGLLAQKVLAHAEVSAKKVEETVKGIAQSREIVESSSRIMEEVDERSDEISEVVEIINGITDRTKLLALNASIIAAEAGEYGKSFAVVADEVEKLSNMITSSTEDIKELVGGLQSWAGKGISSMKEGLHSIDESVALAESAGKTFEKIFESSHKAADASAGLLGSGKEQSTGILNAFESAKTIQSMIGKISVQSQEEASRSNEINSLMHDMRGLMERVNSAVEKRSSSTEMISESYEVINEMLHHIQEASQRQYEKGEEIVAGTERITKSSGVNVDSSEKLNSLVKPLKELSAILKEEVESFKM; encoded by the coding sequence ATGATTGAGAGTGGCATAATTTATCTCCTGCCGGGCCTTTTGCTTGTTCCCGCAGCATCGTATTTAACGTACTTTTATACCAAAAAGCATGTCTCCAGGTCTGTCGAAAGTATTACCGCCTCTGTGAAAGAGATCGGTTCGGGAAACCTGACCGTTCATATCCGGCAAGGTGACGATGATGATGAAATATTTAATGAACTTGCCCTGGCCATCAATGAGATGACAGGAAGGCTTATCAATACGATCTCCAAATTGACTTACTCTGCCGGAAATATCGATAAAATGGCAGGTGACATTTACAAGGAAACTGCCGAGGTAAAAGATATTGCCCGGGACCAAAAAGAGGTGTCTCATGATATGGCTTCTTCCGTGAATGATGTTAAAAACTCCATTCAGGAAATATATGAAAGTATTGAAAGTCTTAAAATGGCGTCATCAGAAAGTATCGGAGAGATAGCCCTTCTTAATGAAGATGCCCGCATGATGGTGAGAAATATTTCTGAATTGAAACCGATTGTTGAAAAGTCCTCATTGAGGGTCGGTAACATGACGGGCTATGTCATTAATGAAGCCAAGACCATTAAAGGCCTGAAGGACCATTGCGAAAATGTCCTGAAGTCGGTAGAGGGTGTCGCCACTGCGATTAATGAGATGAATATTAACAATGAAGGGGCGGGTCTGCTGGCTCAGAAAGTGCTTGCCCATGCCGAAGTGAGTGCAAAAAAGGTCGAAGAAACGGTTAAAGGCATTGCACAAAGCAGGGAGATTGTCGAATCTTCATCGAGAATAATGGAAGAAGTCGATGAACGGTCAGATGAAATTTCAGAGGTTGTAGAGATTATCAATGGAATTACGGACAGAACAAAGCTCCTGGCCTTAAATGCCTCAATCATTGCTGCAGAAGCCGGCGAATATGGAAAGAGTTTTGCCGTCGTTGCCGATGAAGTGGAAAAACTCTCCAACATGATCACCTCTTCCACCGAGGACATTAAGGAACTTGTGGGCGGCCTGCAGTCATGGGCCGGCAAAGGGATTAGTTCAATGAAAGAAGGTCTTCATAGTATTGATGAGTCGGTTGCTCTTGCTGAATCGGCAGGAAAGACATTCGAAAAAATTTTTGAAAGCTCTCACAAGGCTGCCGACGCATCGGCCGGGCTGTTAGGCTCAGGGAAAGAACAGTCAACAGGTATATTAAATGCCTTCGAGTCGGCTAAAACGATTCAGTCAATGATAGGGAAGATTTCCGTACAATCTCAGGAAGAAGCTTCCCGGAGTAATGAAATTAACAGTCTCATGCATGATATGAGGGGACTCATGGAGAGGGTAAATTCTGCTGTTGAAAAGCGAAGCAGCAGTACGGAAATGATTTCGGAAAGCTATGAAGTTATTAATGAAATGCTTCACCATATACAGGAAGCATCGCAGCGGCAGTATGAAAAGGGAGAAGAGATCGTGGCAGGCACAGAGAGAATAACCAAATCTTCCGGGGTCAATGTTGACTCTTCAGAAAAACTGAATTCTCTTGTTAAACCCTTAAAGGAACTGAGCGCCATACTGAAAGAGGAGGTAGAAAGTTTTAAAATGTAG
- a CDS encoding methyl-accepting chemotaxis protein: MLDVRLRTRVSLMMILVTSIVIILFALILGFDFTKRYTVALQSEGKAHASSLLREVINEISYGMAFYSIEAMNAKCSEIESDNRNIGYAMITDLKGKIIYHSSATEKGKGRPPVWLEGLIQEGEDKFVVQKSTYLGSRFYDISIPVEDSSNKVLGYVSVGLYEEVVSKALNSAVLISFIIGVLAIGIVAVAAFLFGRAVADPLDRVTVMLKDIAMGEGDLTKRLNITSRDEIGELSHWFDLFMGNTQAMIRKFKNTTSQIYEATMAISSYSSAVSEGAESQHTATENTSSSIDQMKANFSEIATNIDNLSSTTEEASSSILEMAASIDEVANIAEDFSSSVDEVSASVEEMSVTIKEVAGTAEELSVSADSTVASIGQISASIKEVERSAKDSSAVAQDAAADAEKGMAAVEKTIEGMNKIKLSVNESAEIIRKLGEKSSDIGEILTVIDEVAEQTNLLALNAAIIAAQAGEHGKGFAVVSDEIMDLSERTAASTKEISGLIKALQKESDNAVKSMELGLKRVEEGADLSQEAGASLEKILNGSIRSKDMISHIAAATVEQLKGSTQVKEAMENVNNIVMRIAQATYEQSKGSELIVNATEAMKDSTGHVKRATQEQSKGGRQITAAIEKITTMTNFVNRASQEQAQGVSLVVRDIEEIKRLTGEYGTAVSGMHDAVESLISQTEVLGNEIKKFKV, encoded by the coding sequence ATGCTTGACGTTAGGCTGAGAACGAGGGTTTCACTAATGATGATCCTTGTTACTTCCATAGTGATAATTTTATTTGCCCTCATTTTAGGCTTCGATTTTACAAAGCGATATACCGTTGCCCTTCAATCGGAAGGGAAAGCCCATGCGAGCAGCCTTTTGAGAGAGGTGATTAATGAAATCTCCTACGGAATGGCCTTTTATTCCATTGAAGCTATGAACGCAAAATGTTCTGAAATTGAGAGTGACAATCGTAATATCGGCTACGCCATGATAACCGATTTAAAGGGGAAAATTATTTATCACAGCAGCGCCACGGAAAAGGGAAAAGGACGTCCCCCTGTGTGGCTGGAGGGACTTATCCAGGAGGGGGAAGACAAGTTTGTTGTCCAAAAGAGCACCTATCTGGGCAGCAGGTTTTATGATATTTCAATCCCTGTGGAAGATTCTTCCAATAAAGTTCTCGGTTATGTCAGTGTCGGTCTTTATGAAGAAGTCGTCTCTAAAGCCTTAAATAGCGCCGTGCTGATTTCCTTTATTATCGGAGTCCTGGCTATCGGTATTGTCGCTGTCGCCGCATTCCTCTTTGGCAGGGCCGTTGCTGACCCTCTCGACCGGGTGACGGTCATGTTAAAGGATATAGCCATGGGGGAAGGGGACCTTACCAAGCGACTCAACATTACTTCCCGCGACGAAATCGGTGAACTAAGCCACTGGTTTGATCTCTTTATGGGGAACACCCAGGCGATGATCCGCAAGTTCAAGAATACGACAAGCCAGATATATGAAGCGACAATGGCTATTTCTTCCTATTCTTCGGCCGTTAGTGAGGGCGCCGAGAGCCAGCACACTGCCACGGAAAACACCTCATCATCGATTGACCAGATGAAGGCCAACTTTTCTGAAATTGCCACCAATATTGATAACCTGTCATCGACGACGGAAGAAGCATCATCGTCTATTCTGGAAATGGCCGCATCTATTGATGAAGTGGCCAATATTGCCGAAGATTTTTCTTCTTCCGTCGATGAAGTATCGGCCTCTGTCGAAGAGATGTCGGTGACTATCAAGGAAGTGGCAGGCACTGCCGAGGAACTTTCCGTCTCGGCAGACAGCACCGTTGCATCTATTGGTCAGATCAGCGCATCGATCAAAGAGGTGGAACGGTCCGCCAAGGATTCTTCAGCCGTTGCCCAGGATGCTGCTGCTGATGCCGAAAAGGGGATGGCGGCTGTTGAAAAGACCATCGAAGGGATGAATAAAATTAAACTCTCTGTTAATGAGTCTGCCGAGATTATCAGGAAGCTTGGAGAAAAGTCGAGCGATATCGGAGAAATTTTAACGGTAATTGACGAAGTGGCGGAACAGACGAATCTTCTTGCCCTTAATGCCGCCATTATCGCCGCCCAGGCAGGGGAACACGGGAAAGGCTTTGCTGTCGTTTCTGATGAAATAATGGATCTTTCCGAAAGAACGGCCGCATCGACAAAGGAGATTTCAGGGCTTATCAAGGCCCTTCAGAAGGAATCCGATAATGCGGTAAAATCGATGGAACTCGGTTTGAAAAGAGTTGAAGAGGGCGCCGATCTTTCTCAGGAGGCGGGCGCTTCTCTTGAAAAAATATTGAATGGTTCTATTCGTTCCAAGGATATGATCAGCCATATAGCCGCAGCGACTGTTGAACAGCTGAAAGGGAGCACGCAGGTTAAGGAGGCTATGGAGAATGTCAACAATATCGTTATGCGGATTGCCCAGGCGACCTATGAGCAGTCAAAGGGGAGTGAGCTTATTGTCAATGCCACAGAGGCCATGAAAGATTCTACCGGTCATGTTAAGAGGGCAACCCAGGAACAGTCAAAAGGGGGCAGGCAGATTACGGCGGCCATAGAAAAGATTACGACGATGACCAACTTTGTAAACAGGGCAAGCCAGGAACAGGCCCAGGGAGTCAGTCTTGTTGTGAGAGATATTGAAGAGATAAAAAGGCTCACCGGTGAGTATGGAACCGCTGTCAGCGGTATGCATGACGCCGTCGAGTCACTGATAAGCCAGACGGAAGTTTTGGGCAATGAAATCAAAAAATTCAAGGTATGA
- the larE gene encoding ATP-dependent sacrificial sulfur transferase LarE, protein MGSPEEKYEKLKTLVRDMGSLVVAFSGGVDSTFLLKVCSDILGDKVLAVTATSPTYPGHEFEEAKKLASFIGCRYEVIESNELEISGFSENSPRRCYFCKSELFGLLKEKAGDLGYTHVADGANCDDLGDYRPGRDAAKELGVRSPLVEAGMTKEDIRLLSRELGLATWNKPSFACLSSRFPYGTGITYDRVKRVEKCEDILRSLSFRQFRVRFHDDVARIETTVEDFEKFLSPPVRDAIIKGFKENGFSYISLDIEGYRTGSMNEAIA, encoded by the coding sequence ATGGGCAGTCCTGAAGAGAAATATGAAAAATTAAAGACCCTTGTCCGAGACATGGGATCTCTTGTTGTTGCTTTTTCGGGAGGGGTTGACAGTACTTTTTTGCTAAAAGTATGCAGCGACATTCTGGGTGACAAGGTGCTTGCCGTTACGGCAACATCGCCCACTTATCCGGGGCATGAGTTTGAAGAAGCAAAAAAACTGGCCTCTTTCATTGGATGCAGGTATGAGGTTATCGAATCAAATGAACTGGAAATTTCCGGTTTTTCTGAAAACAGTCCGAGACGATGCTATTTTTGCAAGAGTGAACTTTTTGGATTGCTGAAAGAGAAGGCAGGTGATCTCGGTTATACCCATGTTGCTGACGGTGCTAACTGTGATGATTTAGGTGATTACAGGCCGGGAAGAGATGCAGCAAAGGAACTCGGCGTCAGGAGTCCTCTTGTTGAAGCCGGTATGACAAAAGAGGACATAAGACTTTTAAGCAGAGAACTGGGCCTTGCTACCTGGAATAAACCGTCTTTTGCCTGTTTGTCATCGAGATTTCCCTATGGTACGGGAATCACCTACGACAGGGTAAAGCGGGTAGAAAAGTGTGAAGATATTCTCAGGTCGCTTTCTTTCCGGCAATTCAGGGTAAGGTTTCACGATGATGTGGCAAGAATAGAGACGACAGTTGAAGATTTTGAGAAGTTTCTTTCTCCACCTGTGAGAGATGCCATTATCAAGGGATTTAAAGAGAACGGTTTTAGTTATATTTCACTTGATATTGAGGGCTACCGAACAGGAAGCATGAATGAAGCGATTGCCTGA
- a CDS encoding response regulator, translating into MAKNVLIVEDSSTMRSLIVSTVEILDDVDVTETSNGFEALKILPHKKFDLILTDINMPDINGLELVKFVKTNSEYKEIPLIIISTEGSDRDRRRGIDLGANEYVIKPFKPEQLQNLIVKYLER; encoded by the coding sequence ATGGCAAAAAATGTGCTGATTGTTGAAGATTCTTCAACCATGCGTTCACTCATCGTTTCTACCGTGGAAATCCTCGATGATGTTGATGTCACTGAAACATCAAATGGCTTTGAAGCATTAAAAATACTCCCTCACAAGAAATTTGATCTCATTCTTACCGATATTAATATGCCCGATATAAACGGGCTCGAACTGGTCAAGTTTGTTAAAACCAATTCAGAATATAAGGAAATCCCGCTTATTATTATCTCTACGGAAGGGAGTGACAGGGACCGCCGGAGAGGGATAGATCTTGGGGCCAATGAGTATGTGATTAAGCCCTTCAAGCCGGAGCAGCTTCAAAACCTGATTGTTAAATACCTGGAACGCTAA
- a CDS encoding AAA family ATPase produces MYEEFYGLKERPFRKTPDPRFLFMSGEHSEALARMQYGVEERELVLVTGDIGTGKTTLSRALIDSLDESFKPILIINPRLSPTQFLKLLARRLGIESPSYFKSDLIDEINDILFKHYESGICPVIIIDEAQLIPGKGTFDEIRLLTNCQLDDQNLFSLLLVGQPELRTRLARKHYEPLLQRVSILYHLKPLDLKETASYIEHRLKVAGREEALFTKEAVEEIFKYSGGVPRIINNIASNSLLEGFGKEADIIDKDIVFNIACDMQLID; encoded by the coding sequence ATGTACGAAGAATTTTACGGTTTAAAAGAACGTCCTTTCAGGAAGACACCGGACCCAAGGTTTCTTTTTATGAGTGGTGAGCACAGTGAGGCCCTTGCCAGGATGCAGTACGGTGTGGAAGAGAGAGAACTCGTTCTTGTTACCGGTGATATCGGGACGGGAAAAACGACCCTTTCGCGCGCGCTTATCGATTCTCTTGATGAGAGTTTTAAGCCTATCCTTATTATTAATCCCAGATTAAGTCCGACGCAGTTTCTAAAACTTTTGGCCCGGAGGCTCGGTATTGAAAGTCCGAGCTATTTTAAATCAGACCTCATTGATGAGATAAATGATATTCTTTTTAAGCATTATGAATCGGGCATTTGTCCCGTTATAATAATAGATGAGGCCCAACTGATTCCGGGAAAGGGAACTTTTGATGAAATCAGGCTTCTCACGAATTGTCAGCTTGACGACCAGAATCTTTTCTCCCTTCTTCTTGTGGGCCAGCCTGAGCTGCGAACGAGACTGGCGAGAAAACATTATGAGCCTTTGCTCCAGAGAGTGAGTATCCTTTATCACTTAAAGCCCCTTGATTTGAAAGAAACTGCCAGCTATATAGAGCACAGGCTCAAGGTTGCAGGCAGAGAGGAAGCGCTTTTTACAAAAGAAGCCGTAGAGGAAATATTCAAATATTCCGGCGGTGTTCCCCGAATAATTAATAATATTGCATCAAATTCACTTTTAGAGGGTTTTGGCAAGGAAGCAGACATTATCGACAAAGACATTGTTTTTAATATTGCATGTGATATGCAGCTCATCGATTAG
- a CDS encoding chemotaxis protein CheA: MVKDNDSDDKALDEFISEAEEIIEKLNSDLLVLGSEKENAHPDTLNSIFRSAHTLKGLAGMFGLTSLTEVSHNMENLLDSLRLGKVSVTDRILDVLFECIEIITELVKGNEEALTSAGKIEGLLSTLEKAMNKELELQRHSPIDSLNIDPTILAVLTEYEEHRLLEGIKSGKNIYLIHASFSMDSFDKGLGDINASIRDHGEVISTLPSATGGEEGGIQFDLLFSSQKSSHFIESKIDKSDVSMTIVSGDGTDREEAAKEEVKKEERGIETTSVKAISRTVRVDISKMDLLMNIIGELLITKNSMVSIADEMKGLPGYHMLAKSLDRSNRELNRKLAELQEGMMEIRMVSLGNLFDRLAMTVRKIARSNNKEVDLIIKGADTKLDKLIVEEIGDPLMHIIRNAVDHGVEPPELRREAGKPEKGTVRLSAFQRGNNVMMEIEDDGAGIDKEKILRKAKQKGLVSESKEVSDDEILELIFTPGFSTSSEISEISGRGVGMDVVKNNLTRLSGHIDIESEKGHGTLNRITLPITLAIIQALIVETASRTYAIPLNSIQESLLVNKKEIETVEKKEVIQNRNATLPLVRLEEIFDLPAREKKKANDLYVVVAAIAQHRFGMVVDKLVGEQDIVIKPIGDVFSGIKGIAGATDLGNNKTVLVLDVASIVEELTGV, from the coding sequence ATGGTAAAAGATAACGACAGTGATGATAAAGCGCTCGATGAGTTTATCTCTGAAGCGGAAGAAATTATAGAAAAACTCAACTCTGATTTGCTTGTGCTTGGCAGTGAAAAAGAGAATGCCCACCCTGATACCCTGAATAGTATATTCCGGTCTGCCCACACCCTGAAAGGACTTGCCGGCATGTTTGGCCTTACAAGCCTCACTGAGGTAAGTCACAACATGGAGAACCTTCTCGATTCTCTCAGGCTTGGGAAAGTGTCTGTTACCGACCGAATACTTGATGTCCTCTTTGAATGTATTGAAATCATTACAGAACTTGTAAAGGGCAATGAGGAAGCCTTAACGTCTGCCGGCAAAATCGAGGGCCTTTTGTCTACCCTTGAAAAGGCGATGAACAAGGAGCTGGAGCTTCAACGGCATTCTCCCATCGATTCCCTCAATATCGACCCCACTATTCTTGCCGTTCTGACGGAATATGAAGAACATCGACTGCTGGAGGGCATTAAGAGCGGAAAGAACATTTACCTTATTCACGCGTCTTTCAGTATGGATTCTTTTGATAAAGGGCTTGGCGATATTAACGCCAGTATAAGGGATCATGGAGAAGTGATATCGACCCTTCCCAGCGCCACCGGAGGAGAAGAGGGGGGGATACAGTTCGATCTCCTCTTCAGTTCCCAGAAAAGTTCCCACTTTATCGAATCCAAGATAGATAAAAGTGACGTCAGTATGACCATTGTTTCCGGTGATGGAACAGATCGGGAAGAGGCGGCCAAAGAGGAAGTAAAGAAAGAAGAGAGGGGTATTGAAACGACTTCCGTCAAGGCGATCAGCAGAACGGTAAGAGTCGATATATCTAAAATGGACCTCCTCATGAATATTATCGGTGAACTGCTGATTACAAAGAACAGTATGGTCAGTATAGCCGATGAGATGAAAGGGCTCCCCGGTTATCATATGCTTGCCAAGTCGCTTGACAGATCGAACAGGGAGCTTAACCGGAAGCTTGCCGAACTCCAGGAAGGGATGATGGAGATCCGTATGGTTTCTCTCGGCAATCTTTTCGACAGGCTTGCCATGACGGTAAGAAAAATTGCAAGGTCCAACAATAAAGAGGTTGATCTTATTATAAAGGGTGCTGATACCAAACTTGACAAACTCATTGTTGAGGAGATCGGCGATCCTCTCATGCATATTATAAGAAATGCCGTAGACCATGGTGTAGAACCTCCTGAATTGAGAAGGGAGGCAGGAAAGCCGGAAAAGGGGACTGTCAGGCTGAGCGCATTCCAGCGTGGAAACAATGTCATGATGGAAATAGAAGATGATGGCGCAGGCATAGATAAGGAGAAAATTCTCAGAAAAGCGAAACAGAAAGGTCTTGTCTCTGAAAGTAAGGAGGTTTCCGATGATGAAATCCTGGAACTGATTTTTACTCCCGGTTTCAGCACGAGTTCGGAAATCAGTGAAATATCGGGCCGCGGTGTGGGAATGGATGTGGTCAAGAACAACCTTACACGGCTTAGCGGGCATATCGATATTGAAAGTGAAAAAGGCCATGGCACCCTGAACAGGATTACCTTGCCCATAACGCTGGCCATTATACAGGCCCTCATTGTAGAGACGGCTTCCAGGACCTATGCCATACCGCTAAATTCGATCCAGGAAAGTCTGCTTGTAAATAAAAAAGAGATAGAGACGGTGGAGAAAAAGGAGGTCATTCAAAACAGGAATGCCACCTTGCCTCTTGTGAGACTTGAAGAAATCTTTGACCTTCCCGCCAGGGAGAAAAAAAAGGCTAATGACCTCTATGTTGTCGTCGCTGCCATTGCCCAGCACCGTTTCGGCATGGTCGTTGATAAACTTGTGGGAGAACAGGACATTGTTATCAAGCCCATTGGTGATGTTTTTAGCGGTATCAAGGGTATTGCAGGCGCCACTGATCTTGGCAACAACAAAACGGTTCTTGTCCTCGATGTAGCCTCTATTGTTGAAGAATTGACGGGAGTGTAA
- a CDS encoding response regulator has translation MSLVGNLEDLGLGDILQIVSLSRKSGILFLNTPDKEGKLVFKDGQVIRAFSTDINEDLAGVLVERGLLGADQASETVRLYEEGGRREKLDNILTEKFGIEQDKIDEFKKGCIEKSAYSLFGWISGNFNFELKDVDEYLTDADFFVYEHGMNPQFIAMEGTRLQDELRRDGAAAGAAAPAPEPVPEAAPAVEAPPPVEPSFAEEVFPEEPVEEVLPEISGEEIKALHEETVPEEPKETVPSVKEEISLDNINKGVVIIDDDPNTLNVIRDGLSSRGYDAIVQEKTESALHVISELRSTDGAVVVLADLIMPRMDGTGILGGIETLEILRGGFPDIPVILMTDHVNRDAEKRADEMGAHSYIDKPKRAQFGTEYDHGAVESFLDKVASILEPAFSGELKKEEGGIPAEASGLVDLAVGLEKEFAAVGEILPEDEGPAQPPSSPGISILKSMIEELNGPEGGKQITLLTLRFASELMNRSVIFLAKSDGFEGLGQFGIELKGEIAEKRVRSMKISKDIPSILKDVTESQRSITKKLEDTEGNRYIIDNLGGHYPFESYAAPIIANDKVAVILYCDNVPEDKEIGDASALDVFLMQAGVAMERALLERRVSEMSHA, from the coding sequence ATGAGTTTAGTCGGTAACCTTGAAGACCTGGGACTTGGTGATATCCTTCAGATTGTGAGCCTGAGCAGAAAATCCGGTATCCTTTTTCTGAATACTCCTGATAAGGAAGGCAAGCTTGTTTTTAAAGACGGGCAGGTTATCAGGGCCTTTTCAACGGATATTAACGAAGACCTTGCCGGTGTTCTCGTTGAACGGGGGTTGCTCGGCGCAGATCAGGCTTCCGAAACTGTCAGGCTTTATGAAGAAGGTGGCCGCCGGGAAAAGCTGGATAATATATTAACAGAGAAGTTTGGCATCGAGCAGGATAAAATTGATGAATTCAAAAAAGGCTGTATAGAAAAATCGGCTTATTCTCTTTTTGGATGGATATCAGGGAATTTTAATTTTGAATTAAAAGATGTTGATGAATATTTGACGGATGCCGACTTTTTTGTTTATGAGCATGGAATGAATCCACAATTTATTGCAATGGAAGGCACCCGCTTGCAGGATGAGTTAAGGCGGGACGGCGCTGCTGCCGGGGCGGCGGCGCCTGCCCCTGAGCCCGTTCCGGAAGCAGCGCCGGCAGTGGAAGCGCCCCCGCCGGTGGAACCGTCTTTTGCAGAAGAGGTTTTTCCTGAGGAGCCTGTTGAGGAAGTCCTTCCCGAAATTTCCGGTGAAGAAATAAAGGCCCTCCATGAGGAAACTGTGCCTGAAGAGCCGAAAGAGACGGTTCCTTCTGTAAAAGAGGAAATTTCTTTAGATAATATCAATAAAGGCGTTGTCATTATCGATGATGATCCTAATACACTTAATGTTATCAGAGATGGGCTAAGCAGCAGGGGATATGATGCTATCGTACAGGAAAAGACGGAATCAGCCCTTCATGTAATCAGTGAGCTAAGATCGACAGATGGCGCCGTCGTTGTCCTTGCAGACCTTATCATGCCGAGAATGGACGGGACGGGAATCCTTGGAGGCATTGAGACGCTCGAAATCTTAAGGGGCGGCTTTCCCGATATACCCGTTATACTCATGACCGACCACGTCAACCGTGATGCGGAAAAAAGGGCTGACGAAATGGGTGCTCATTCCTACATAGATAAACCCAAAAGAGCACAATTCGGTACGGAGTATGATCATGGCGCCGTTGAGAGTTTTCTTGACAAAGTTGCCTCTATTCTGGAACCCGCTTTTTCAGGAGAACTTAAAAAGGAAGAAGGGGGTATTCCCGCTGAAGCGTCAGGGCTTGTTGACCTTGCTGTGGGACTGGAAAAGGAGTTTGCCGCCGTTGGAGAGATTCTTCCTGAAGATGAAGGGCCGGCGCAACCTCCATCGAGCCCCGGCATATCCATTTTGAAATCGATGATAGAGGAATTAAACGGTCCCGAAGGCGGAAAGCAGATAACGCTTCTTACGCTCAGATTTGCAAGTGAACTTATGAACAGGTCCGTCATTTTTCTTGCCAAAAGTGACGGCTTCGAAGGGCTTGGCCAGTTCGGCATTGAACTGAAAGGAGAGATAGCGGAAAAGCGGGTGCGCTCCATGAAGATTTCAAAAGACATCCCTTCCATATTGAAAGATGTTACAGAAAGTCAACGAAGTATTACAAAAAAACTGGAAGACACGGAAGGTAACAGGTATATTATAGATAACCTTGGGGGCCATTATCCCTTCGAGTCCTACGCCGCCCCCATTATTGCCAATGACAAGGTTGCCGTCATTCTTTATTGTGACAATGTGCCTGAAGATAAGGAAATTGGTGATGCTTCGGCTCTGGATGTCTTTCTTATGCAGGCGGGGGTCGCCATGGAAAGGGCGCTTCTTGAAAGGAGAGTAAGTGAGATGTCTCATGCCTGA